TGACCATATGAAGAGGTAGAAACAACGATGCATGCAATTACTCATATCCACTTCATACTAGATGGTAGTAAAggtaaaatacaaaaaagttaAATCAAAATGGTAatgtttggtttattttattttaatttgaataataaatatacgtacaattgtaatatttgagggttttttagataaataattcaaaaaattttaaaaattatgaaactaGTACtagattatttaaaataatgaccTAGTTTCTACTGTAATAATGGGTGCTTCCACTTCCCAATATGGCACTACCTCAAAAAATAGCTCAATCATTGTTTCATGATTACAAAAATTATaggatgaaaataataataatttttttgtgccGCCAGTTCCCAAGGCGGCActcatataattttttgtattttcacgCATATTTCCAtagttaaacaaaaaaaatgttttttttatttttggtgccACCTCCTTTAATGAAGGcattaatatttgtaaaaaaaaatttatccctAATGACCACATGAGATGTGGCAGCAccagtattatttttaaaattttttagtgCCGTCACTTCACATGGTGTggccaaaatttgaattttttagtcCCGTCACTTCATGTGGTGTTAccaaaaacagtaaaaaaaatttctctatCCCTACTAAAGATGTGGTGGCAccagtatatatttttattatttttttctcaccACTTCATTATATAAAGTCATAAAAaacgaataaaaaatttattttcctgGTCCCTACACCAGGCGGCACcaggtaaattttttaaaatttttaggtgCCGCTTGTAAATGTAACGACACCaaaattaatatgttatataaGCACCTATTCAGGGTACACCATGTGAAGTGGTgacacaaaaaaatttaaaaaatatatagtcatcagggagaaatttttttttacaattattggTGCCTCTATTAAAGGAGGcgacaccaaaaataataaaaaatatttattttttttccttttaactatggaaatacacataaaaatacaaaaaaactaTATGGGTGCCGTCTTAGGAAGTGACGgcaccaaaaatttaatttttttttcatcctatcattttttaaatcataaagcAATAATTTGGTTACTTTTTGAGTTGTGCCGTCTAGGAAAGTGAAGACACCCATTATTACTTTAGAAACTaggttatttttctaaataatctAGTACTAgggttatttttatatatttttttaatttttttagggttatttatctaaaaaaaaccccaatatttgattgaaatgggaattttgttatttatgagttttgctaaaaataataaaacaaaaaagaagggGAAGACGTAGAGTGAGACCCACAGTGTGGAAAGGGAAAATAGACATTGACATGCGACCAAAAGTGTGACTTGGGAAGTCATCATTTAGTTTTATGGTGGGCAGGCACGTACAAATTATGGCTGGTTTTCAAATCTTAAGGCGGGGGTCTGTATCAGGATTACCACCAAAAATTACACCTTCTTTCCTTTTATTGTATATAATTGTCTTCCTACGGTTGGTTTTAGATTGGTCCCAAAAAATTTCCCTAGGCTGTATGGAAATATATCAGCCCAGTTATATATGGCTGTCATTCGGTCCATCGCTGAATCTATCACCTTCTCTATCTCTTTCTcttgccctttttttttttttttggttcataCCTTCTCTATCTTTGTCAAGAATAAAGGGAAGctattattgatatttatttccTCTAGTAATTACGACAAATGAACCTTTAGCAACCCAGTTTGACCAACAAAAGCAAAGTGGTGTGGAATTATATGTAGTTTTGAATGGTATGAtaccttttatcattttaataacttaaaattaattggtCGGTGAAATGCAAATTAATTGAATACACGATTAACCGTAAGATGTTAACTATTGAGTTCATATTAAGCCAGTTTAACTGACATGGCACTTTAAAAACATTGGAACAATGTACAACTACCCACTAGATTCTCGGTTCATCCAGAAGACAGAAGAAAAAGGATAGATTAATTTTGTCTTCGCCgaaaatttctcttcttcacGACTGGGCTCAGACAATTCCGCTACTTGTCACCCTAAACTCATTATCATTAGTGCATCACATCACGCGAGGGCCTCATGCTTGGGGAccaattattttgtttgatctGCAGTGTCTAATATATGATTAAACTTTTTTcagagtttttctttttcaccagATTTCGCTTTCTATAACCATTTATAATGGCAATGATCAGAAAACACAAGAGCATCAAACAAAGggataataattttatcacaACAAAAGGCTTacatttgattaatttatattacagTTCAAATGTTGATTACTATCTAAGCAAGGTGAAACACTTCattcaaaaaagaagaaaaccctggagttttttttttttccatcagTAATTCATTTTGACCATTGGAGAAGATTGAGATGGTGCTGCAGATGGCCATAGTTGAGCACTCTTCACCCTCGACACGCTTGCTAACACGCTTGAGGGAGTCACGTCACCAATGACTGTCACTTTCTTTGTCGGTAAATCTATACTAAATGATTTCACTCCTGCACAAATTGTGCAAAAAACCATGGCTTACTGCAATTTCTTTAGGGCTTTATGCCCATTTTTGGCTTACAAAAAGGATGCCAAGAAAGAAAACCAaggttcttttttaaaaaaaaaacagtaattCTCACCTTCCATTTTGGAGAtatgttttcttaattttcctTCACATCCTTTGCAATGGATTGCCACCCTCAAAACCACCACCTGTTATTTCATATACCACAGGAAATCGGATACCAATGCTAAAAGTCTTGGTATAGTGATTTAAAACAGGAGACATGGTCCGACAACCTTAAGtgcaaatgaaaaagaaagagattaaAGACCAAACCTGGTCGCGAGACCGAGCAGATGAAGAAGACTTTAAAGCAGCAGGAgaattgttgttgttgtcgGAGCTTACATGCAGCTTAGGTTTTGAAGGCTGAGAAGGAACGAATGCTGAGACAGTAGGATCAGACTCTGATAACCAATCAATAAAGGGTCTATCACTTAGAAGATATGTAGATGAAGCAGGAGAGGTTTTTAGATCATGAATATCTGCAGAGCTTTTTCGACGTACGTCACTTGGCTTAACACTGTTCTTGCTACTCTTTTCATGGTAAGGCCTAGGGATTATAGACAATTGTGATGAACAAGGAGCATAAGGCTTTGAATTTTGGCGATCAATACGCCTATGACCATGGCGGACCATGGAGCGATGGTCCACGCTAGAGCAGATGGCTGTTGAAGCTTGAGAAGCGCAAAAAAGATCCATTCCTTTCATGTTTGGAGAACTGAGGGGAGGGAGAATAAAGTATCGCTTAAGTTGAATATATGCTATAGTATGGATGAAGAAATAAGAGATAGGAAGAAAGGATCATCATAACAAGGCCAACTAATATGGTTTTAAAGTAGCTAGCTAGGTGGGTGAGGGAGACATGCACAGAAAAAGGgggataaaaagaaaaggaactAAGCAGCTAGCTAGGCCCCATTGTTGAAGTGTTGATTAATCAATTCCCTggaaaatatttgattaaattctgGACCTTTAAAGATGTGATTATTTTTAGGTGCAAAATTTTTGTCTAAGATGGGTTCAACTTTGTATAATAAGATTACCGTATCACTAGGACCACGGCGGgctattgatttattatatcTAAAGACTAAACATTCATAGCTATCTTTGCTTGTATCCGTCTCTGAAATCTTTAATGCTAATGCTTCCCCATATCTTTTGAATTTGCCTACCTAGCTCTTCATTTCATTATTCCCCAATCATAAACTAGAAAAGCAAAACATGGCTTTCTTGCTTATTTATGCCAAAAATCATAGCTTTGAGATTACAACAAAGGTTGATATCAAAAGGGTTCGCATAAAATCATAATCTAATCCCAGCTTAGTTTTGCTTTTAATTCGTCTATGTAAAAaacattgaataattaaaatgatataattttatgcCAACATAATCACAATTGGAGTGACAAGTATCAGAGTTCAAATCTCACTAACCTCTTCATCAAATTtacaatgataaaaattaatcaagttGAATTCCATATGCATAGCTAATTATGCACGACTGTTAATGAAAAGGAGCCACTTCATTTGTTCTCATTTTCATTGTCGTATGCTTGTCTGACCTGTAACTttgttaaaagcataaaatgtTGAGCAGTTAAAGTATTCATCAAATTCTTCCAGGAACTATCGTTGGACTTTTTGTCtatgaaatataatacattacTAAATATTCAAGGAAaccaaagttgaaattgaaaaagatggtATCTTATGGATTCTGGGATTACAATTAAGCCAAGACAAAGCAATGGTCCATAAAAAAAACTCAGTAATTTGTGAAGATTTTCATGCAATATTAGTGAGAGATGAAAACAACTAAATCATCTGTAATAGTATTATGGAGTTACCTGTATTAGGAGTCAAATTTCATTTGCTTATAGGAAAAATTagtctttttgttaaaaatttcatcaatttctacGGTTAAAAACTGATCTTTATACATCAGCATGAAATACGCGTGGCCCACCATATGTCACTGTCTAATTATTTCGTCAACTACACtcatttttaacaatacaaataaataaaaattttgacaaaaatacttTTACCCTAAACCTTCGTTAtcttatacatataaattaatcCAGACGGCTGCTACAGATGTGATCAGTTGTAAGCAGTTTTGAAACCCTCACCTCATTTGCCACAAAGTTACAGGTCAGAGGAAGCCACTACACATGTTCAATTCAGCTTTTCCGTTATGTTAATATAGTACTAAAGTGTTGGCAATTATACGATGTAGTGCCAATCCAGAGTGTTGGAATTGGAGTTAGATTTGTGCAATGATTATGCCTTGGAATGGCTGAGGTGTTTTCCATCAGATTCAGAAGGTTGCAGTAGCCTAGCCTCGTGGTAGTGGGACGAAGGGCCGGCCCCTTTGAAACACAACGAGTGGGAAGCTAGCTTTTGAAGACTCAGTTGCAACCTGATTAACATTTGAATCCATCACTTTTCTCAACTTCACCTCTCCCACTCATCTCATGCTTTTGCAGGCTAGGAAACATTTAGTAACTAACTAAATACTATATCCATTTAACTGCCattgattctttcttttttacacATCAAATATCCATTATCAAAAGCTTTTTCCCCATTCTTCATTTTACTTTGAAATACTCTGTTTGTTTAAGCCTCTCAAATTAAACCACTTGCACCGAAAATTCCAGTAGTTAATTTATAAGTCGACTTGCATttgtaaaatattgaatatttaagccatatcaccaaaaaaaaacatttgataacaataaaagtaaaatatacatagaaaaactataccatatattaaaatttatatagaataaattattttgaaattaaataattacaataaactATAATTAAATGAAACCAACATGAATATATGCAAAAATCTACATAAATCAATTTGTTagcatataaaatattataataatttgaacaATCATagatatataacaaaaatataacaaaaaaagtGAGTAAGTGAAATTGGTTGTATAATTGCCTTTGTGGAAATGGAAGTGTCTTATATTTAAAGAGTTACTAAGAATTGAATGTATACATGTTGcataagttatttaatttgttttgaatcATAAATTTACTActagcgtacggttttgttttccataCATAAGTTTAGTAGACTTTCGAGTGAGCAATAAGTAGATTTTCAACATCTAGAGGACAATTCTCGATTCAGAAATGTTTGTatattccattttattttaaattggcaTGTACCTAGTTGAGTCAAATTTTAGTTGCTTTTAGATTCACGTATCTTTTGGAGTTAGGTACTTTATGGTTTATATTTGGCCAAATGGTTATA
This sequence is a window from Gossypium raimondii isolate GPD5lz chromosome 5, ASM2569854v1, whole genome shotgun sequence. Protein-coding genes within it:
- the LOC105770996 gene encoding protein SODIUM POTASSIUM ROOT DEFECTIVE 3 encodes the protein MKGMDLFCASQASTAICSSVDHRSMVRHGHRRIDRQNSKPYAPCSSQLSIIPRPYHEKSSKNSVKPSDVRRKSSADIHDLKTSPASSTYLLSDRPFIDWLSESDPTVSAFVPSQPSKPKLHVSSDNNNNSPAALKSSSSARSRDQVVVLRVAIHCKGCEGKLRKHISKMEGVKSFSIDLPTKKVTVIGDVTPSSVLASVSRVKSAQLWPSAAPSQSSPMVKMNY